In a genomic window of Diadema setosum chromosome 3, eeDiaSeto1, whole genome shotgun sequence:
- the LOC140226305 gene encoding uncharacterized protein, whose amino-acid sequence ILPLMMEGSEDVRQLVDRKMVAGQVSGTATNSKASAVTEEGKGTRVFLWCIPRSVSTALTKCLSFIDGMEVWLAPYLYCKLTMVEVKHATGRDIPMELDENEEIFGKATELMRRLLGTNVQTDRIVYSNVKEQLESSRGKHVFVKDVAFDMNEKTRSYLPRGYRHTFLIRSPERTIYSFRNTYLNHLREQGILSESATTSFNLKRDCFHMSRGYYVKDIYDMWSYVRDEIDPNPIVIDTDDLLTKPREVLQKYCELVGLPFSESLLQWDASLDIIKSWRQCADDQIVHMTDFYGRAMHSSSFMPPSDPVPREKMTPDVIDGIEETMKYYLEMYEHRIKP is encoded by the exons ATATTGCCTTTGATGATGGAAGGGAGCGAGGACGTGAGGCAGCTAGTGGACCGCAAGATGGTCGCGGGGCAGGTGAGCGGAACTGCCACCAACTCGAAGGCCTCGGCAGTGACCGAGGAAGGAAAGGGGACGCGCGTGTTCCTCTGGTGTATTCCCCGGTCTGTCTCCACGGCGTTGACGAAATGTTTGAGCTTCATCGACGGCATGGAGGTCTGGCTCGCTCCCTACCTCTACTGTAAACTGACAATGGTGGAGGTGAAGCACGCAACGGGACGAGATATTCCCATGGAGCTAGACGAAAACGAGGAGATCTTCGGGAAGGCGACAGAACTAATGCGGCGGTTGTTAGGCACCAATGTTCAGACTGACCGGATCGT ATATTCGAATGTGAAGGAGCAACTAGAATCATCGCGAGGGAAGCACGTATTCGTCAAGGACGTAGCCTTTGATATGAACGAGAAAACGCGAAGCTATCTACCCAGGGGATACCGCCACACCTTCCTCATCAGGTCGCCCGAACGCACCATTTACTCCTTTCGAAACACCTACTTAAACCACCTCCGCGAGCAAGGTATTCTATCGGAGAGTGCCACGACCTCATTCAATCTCAAACGGGACTGCTTTCACATGAGCCGGGGCTACTACGTCAAAGATATCTACGACATGTGGAGCTACGTCCGCGACGAAATCGATCCGAATCCCATCGTGATCGACACCGACGATCTCCTGACCAAACCCCGGGAAGTTCTCCAGAAGTACTGCGAGCTCGTCGGTCTGCCGTTCAGTGAGTCCCTGCTACAGTGGGACGCCTCGCTGGACATCATTAAATCGTGGAGGCAGTGTGCCGACGACCAGATCGTACACATGACCGACTTCTACGGACGCGCTATGCACAGCTCTTCCTTCATGCCACCCAGCGACCCTGTACCTCGAGAGAAGATGACACCCGACGTCATTGACGGTATCGAGGAGACAATGAAGTACTATCTGGAGATGTACGAACATCGCATTAAACCATAA
- the LOC140246729 gene encoding uncharacterized protein: protein MKYSGLLVCFCLLLLSCNKAPFVNAQDARADIPAHEDPGHNAHQEGVIFGCLGLVVVLAVFCTMILCALIQRTRFEIRRLDEVIPKVVERMRKEMVTANGELMSGTLTASHEFQTEFLNEDVQLTSYRRRNEADASAEASANAEASAPIEEATTQAETSLPRRDVEREERSSSPRRSNRRERQPSPERRERFERHAHLQHESRHSERLEDVFRAHPSYGIRPPPPPYLHGYDNPGMMMNDEASAYRHGRRPGPRTAPKPAHRSSRPVSAYLTSGNEYPDESPRPVSVIGLGGDDVERQPRRHGHGRDRKYKSLLYESHV, encoded by the coding sequence atgaaatattcagGACTACTTGTGTGCTTCTGTCTGCTATTGCTGAGCTGCAACAAGGCACCATTTGTGAATGCGCAAGATGCGCGTGCAGACATTCCCGCTCACGAAGACCCTGGTCACAACGCGCACCAGGAGGGCGTAATATTCGGTTGCCTTGGACTTGTGGTCGTGCTCGCAGTATTCTGCACGATGATCCTGTGCGCTCTGATCCAGAGAACGCGATTTGAAATCCGACGCCTCGACGAAGTCATTCCGAAGGTTGTGGAGCGCATGCGCAAGGAAATGGTGACGGCTAATGGCGAACTGATGTCGGGGACGCTGACAGCTTCGCATGAATTTCAGACAGAGTTTTTGAACGAGGACGTGCAATTAACGTCGTACAGGCGACGAAACGAGGCCGACGCGTCAGCCGAGGCTAGTGCTAACGCCGAGGCTAGTGCTCCGATCGAAGAAGCCACTACTCAAGCGGAAACGAGCCTTCCGAGGAGAGATGTCGAGAGGGAAGAGCGATCATCGAGCCCAAGGAGGAGTAACAGACGTGAGCGTCAGCCGTCACCCGAGCGACGGGAACGTTTCGAACGCCACGCCCATTTGCAGCACGAGTCACGACACAGCGAGCGCCTGGAAGATGTGTTTCGCGCGCATCCCTCGTATGGCATCCGACCTCCGCCTCCACCATACCTCCACGGCTACGACAATCCGGGCATGATGATGAACGACGAAGCGTCGGCATATCGACACGGCCGCCGACCAGGACCAAGAACGGCCCCAAAGCCGGCGCATCGATCGTCGCGCCCTGTGTCTGCCTACCTGACTTCGGGAAACGAATATCCTGACGAATCACCTCGGCCGGTTTCGGTAATCGGCCTCGGAGGTGATGACGTCGAAAGACAGCCTCGAAGGCATGGTCATGGACGTGATCGTAAATACAAGTCACTTCTCTATGAAAGTCATGTATAA